One part of the Solea solea chromosome 1, fSolSol10.1, whole genome shotgun sequence genome encodes these proteins:
- the ndufb3 gene encoding NADH dehydrogenase [ubiquinone] 1 beta subcomplex subunit 3 — protein MGGDHGHNKVPLPDWRQWKVEGTPLEFTKQRLANRGLKDPWLRNEAWRYSGGFARAVTLSDVLLRGFKWGFAAFAVALAVEYTMFPPKKGGH, from the exons ATGGGAGGTGACCACGGCCACAACAAGGTGCCATTGCCAGACTGGCGTCAGTGGAAAGTGGAGGGAACACCGCTGGAATTCACGAAGCAGAGACTTGCAAACAGGGGCCTCAAGGACCCGTGGTTACG tAATGAGGCATGGAGATACTCGGGCGGGTTTGCTCGTGCTGTGACTCTGTCAGATGTGCTGCTCAGAGGATTCAAGTGGGGATTTGCTGCCTTTGCTGTCGCTCTGGCTGTAGAATACACTATGTTCCCACCAAAGAAGGGTGGCCATTAA